From the genome of Methylocystis bryophila, one region includes:
- a CDS encoding NAD-dependent formate dehydrogenase produces the protein MAKIICVLYDDPVGGYPKTYARDDVPQPKIYPDGQTLPTPRAIDFKPGALLGSVSGELGLRRYLESNGHQLIVTSSKDGADSVLDRELPDAEIVISQPFWPAYMTAERIAKAKKLQMIVTAGIGSDHTDLQAAMKHNVTVAEVTYCNSNAVAEHVVMSILALVRNFVPSHHIILNGGWNIADAVSRSYDLEAMQVGTVAAGRIGLRVLRLLKPFDVGLHYMDRHRLPEAVEKELNLTFHANLESLAKVCDVVTLNCPLHPETEHMINERTLKFFKRGAYIVNTARGKLVETDAIVRALTDGHIAGYAGDVWFPQPAPQDHPWRKMPHHAMTPHISGTSLSAQTRYAAGVREILECYFEGRPIRNEYLIVQGGQLAGVGAHSYSEGNATKGSEEAARFAAA, from the coding sequence ATGGCGAAAATTATTTGCGTGCTTTACGACGATCCGGTCGGAGGCTACCCGAAAACCTACGCGCGCGACGACGTTCCACAGCCAAAGATCTATCCCGACGGTCAGACCTTGCCGACGCCCAGGGCGATTGATTTCAAGCCCGGCGCGCTGCTCGGCAGCGTTTCCGGCGAGCTCGGGCTGCGCAGATACCTCGAGTCGAACGGCCATCAGCTGATCGTCACCTCGAGCAAAGACGGTGCCGACAGCGTTCTCGACCGCGAGCTGCCGGACGCCGAGATCGTCATCTCGCAGCCGTTCTGGCCCGCGTACATGACTGCCGAGCGCATCGCCAAGGCGAAGAAGCTCCAGATGATCGTGACCGCTGGCATTGGCTCGGACCACACCGACCTGCAGGCGGCGATGAAGCACAACGTCACTGTCGCCGAGGTCACCTATTGCAACAGCAACGCGGTGGCCGAACATGTGGTGATGTCGATTCTGGCGCTGGTGCGCAACTTCGTCCCATCCCACCACATCATCCTCAACGGCGGATGGAACATCGCCGACGCGGTGTCACGCTCCTACGACCTCGAAGCCATGCAGGTCGGCACAGTCGCGGCGGGCCGCATCGGCTTGCGCGTTCTTCGCTTGTTGAAGCCCTTTGACGTCGGGCTGCACTACATGGACCGGCATCGTTTGCCGGAGGCGGTGGAGAAAGAGCTGAACCTTACTTTCCACGCCAATCTCGAGAGCCTCGCGAAGGTCTGCGACGTCGTGACGTTGAACTGCCCGCTTCATCCCGAAACCGAGCACATGATCAACGAGAGAACGCTAAAGTTCTTCAAGCGCGGCGCCTACATCGTGAATACGGCGCGCGGCAAGCTGGTCGAGACCGATGCGATTGTCCGGGCGCTAACAGATGGCCACATTGCGGGCTATGCAGGCGACGTGTGGTTCCCGCAGCCGGCGCCGCAGGACCATCCGTGGCGCAAAATGCCGCATCACGCCATGACGCCGCATATTTCCGGCACGAGCCTCTCCGCGCAGACGCGCTATGCGGCCGGCGTGCGCGAAATCCTCGAGTGCTATTTCGAGGGCCGACCGATCCGCAATGAATATCTCATCGTGCAGGGTGGCCAGCTCGCGGGCGTCGGCGCGCATTCCTATAGTGAAGGAAACGCCACCAAGGGCTCGGAAGAGGCAGCGAGATTCGCCGCGGCTTGA
- a CDS encoding alpha/beta hydrolase yields MLRLEKDVDVAKIRDAPDFRIYANSTFIPKVTFYFIESTAPDNVEQRANVDDTAPDGLARVDTDKAIRDIAETLTPTGAPETEADLVVMVHGFNTPRPNARNFFAAAVAALKKDQGAIFSQDPLRPVVCIGYRWPSEAMFGGVLWSSLCAMPLFPRGVFLFSVAALAARAMGWVPGLTEVLTPVAVALLAAIVVLALLRAIVYFRDIYRATNYGVPDLVEVIRQIDLEVSTRVDAEAAEARKKRKRIALSFIGHSMGGRVVTNAIRVLSDVFDQGVITTTLSGARRPEFAAESSGGGGDHSEESEETPDDTPAVSSKIGHVFTLMRFLLASPDIPAETLLADRANFLRSSLERFREAYLFSSEGDEVLRMISTTANYFSFPTGDRTYGYRLGNAEILSSGFGEVKVGRRLLKTLRTGSKKLGELADATRRGNAAAAPRKRWDPAAVAKIFSYFDCTDYVDGEPPKGLLTRARNFKAESSNAGISYLEHLKLLWRYAWPFVPKEERINVHGGYFEGEVSQRLMYRLACLGFTHATKAPAYPSRGDMLNECAEHGIRVILSKRLDSEASQKEREPMDTPEIMNDRAIAEAVQKICEIGVSWRDLCGPRGITETDEDIVIGGIRIPKRRLDGLGSRPPGPIDP; encoded by the coding sequence ATGCTGCGCCTCGAAAAAGATGTTGATGTTGCAAAGATCCGAGACGCTCCGGATTTTCGAATTTACGCCAATAGCACCTTCATTCCAAAGGTCACCTTCTATTTCATCGAGAGCACCGCGCCCGACAATGTCGAGCAGCGGGCGAATGTGGACGATACGGCGCCGGACGGGCTCGCGCGCGTCGATACGGACAAGGCCATCAGGGACATCGCCGAAACCCTGACGCCTACGGGGGCGCCGGAAACCGAGGCCGATCTCGTCGTCATGGTGCACGGCTTCAACACGCCGAGACCCAACGCGCGCAACTTTTTTGCAGCGGCGGTGGCAGCGCTCAAGAAAGACCAAGGAGCGATCTTCAGCCAGGACCCGCTACGGCCAGTCGTCTGCATCGGTTACCGCTGGCCTTCCGAGGCGATGTTCGGGGGCGTGCTCTGGAGCAGCCTTTGCGCCATGCCGCTGTTCCCGCGCGGCGTGTTCCTCTTTTCTGTCGCCGCGCTGGCGGCGCGAGCGATGGGCTGGGTCCCCGGCCTGACCGAAGTTCTGACGCCTGTCGCTGTGGCGTTGCTCGCAGCGATCGTCGTGCTCGCGCTGCTGCGAGCCATCGTTTATTTCCGAGACATCTACAGGGCGACGAATTACGGCGTGCCCGACCTCGTGGAGGTGATCCGCCAGATCGATCTGGAAGTGTCGACGCGGGTCGACGCGGAGGCCGCCGAGGCCAGAAAGAAGCGCAAGCGCATCGCGCTCTCCTTCATCGGCCACAGCATGGGCGGGCGCGTGGTCACCAATGCGATCCGGGTGCTGTCCGACGTCTTCGATCAAGGGGTCATCACCACGACACTTTCCGGCGCGAGACGCCCGGAATTCGCGGCGGAGTCGAGCGGCGGCGGCGGCGATCATTCCGAAGAATCGGAGGAAACGCCGGACGACACGCCCGCGGTCTCCAGCAAGATCGGCCATGTCTTCACTTTGATGCGATTCCTGTTGGCGTCGCCAGACATTCCTGCCGAGACGCTGCTCGCCGACCGCGCCAATTTTCTCCGTTCCTCGTTGGAGCGATTCAGGGAGGCCTATCTCTTCAGCAGCGAAGGCGACGAAGTGCTGCGCATGATCTCGACGACGGCGAATTATTTTTCCTTTCCGACCGGCGATCGAACCTATGGCTACCGGCTCGGCAACGCCGAAATCCTGTCCTCCGGTTTTGGGGAGGTCAAGGTTGGCCGACGCCTGCTGAAGACGCTGCGGACCGGGTCCAAGAAGCTTGGAGAACTGGCCGACGCGACGCGGCGAGGCAACGCCGCCGCCGCGCCGCGCAAGCGGTGGGATCCGGCCGCCGTCGCCAAGATCTTCAGCTATTTCGATTGCACCGACTATGTCGATGGCGAACCGCCGAAAGGCCTGCTCACAAGGGCCCGCAACTTTAAGGCGGAGAGCTCCAACGCCGGCATCTCCTACCTTGAGCATCTCAAGCTGCTGTGGCGTTACGCGTGGCCCTTCGTTCCCAAGGAAGAGCGGATCAACGTGCATGGCGGCTATTTCGAGGGGGAGGTTTCCCAGAGGCTGATGTACCGTCTGGCTTGCCTTGGCTTCACACACGCGACGAAGGCGCCGGCGTATCCTAGTCGAGGCGATATGCTCAACGAGTGCGCGGAGCATGGAATCAGGGTCATCTTGTCGAAGCGCCTTGATTCCGAGGCGTCGCAAAAGGAACGCGAGCCCATGGACACGCCGGAAATCATGAACGACCGCGCAATAGCCGAGGCAGTTCAGAAGATTTGCGAAATTGGCGTTTCATGGAGGGACCTATGTGGACCTCGCGGGATCACAGAGACCGACGAGGATATTGTAATCGGTGGCATAAGAATCCCAAAAAGACGATTGGATGGGCTTGGGTCCAGGCCACCAGGACCGATTGACCCATAA
- the fdhF gene encoding formate dehydrogenase subunit alpha: MPLIKEIDYGTSEAKSGKTVTLTIDGREVSVPEGTSIMRAAMEIGIAIPKLCASDNIKAFGSCRLCLVEVEGRGGLPASCTTPVASGIAVKTSTPRLDAMRRGIMELYISDHPLDCLTCSANGDCELQAMAGAVGLRKVRYGSEGRNHVFARNAGRPNEDWKPKDKSNPYFTYDPSKCIVCNRCVRACSEVQGTFALTIEGRGFDSRVSPGMGEAYMESECVSCGACVQACPTATLIENSVIEIGQPEHSAVTTCAYCGVGCSFKAEMRGEEIVRMVPWKDGKANHGHSCIKGRFAYGYALHRDRVLSPMIRKKITDPWTEVSWEEAIAYAASEFKRIQEKYGRFSVGGITSSRCTIEETYLVQKLIRAGFGNNNVDTCARVCHSPTGYGLSQAFGTSAGTQDFDSVTEADVILIIGCNPTDAHPVVGSQIKKRLREGAKLIVIDPRKTELVRSPHIEAAYHLPLRPGTNVAIVTALAHVIVKEGLANEAFVRARCDWDEYEDWAAFVTEERNSPEAVEKYTGVPAPLVRGAARLYATGGNATIYYGLGVTEHSQGSTTVMAIANLAMATGNLGRRGVGVNPLRGQNNVQGSCDMGSFPHEFPGYRHVSNDEVRHAFEKEWGVALDAEPGLRIPNMFDAAIDGVFKGLYVQGEDILQSDPDIKHVSAGLGAMECVVVQDLFLNETAHYAHVLLPGASFLEKDGCFINAERRVQRVRRVMSPKAGFADWEATQLFAKAMGCDWSYSHPSEILDEIARMTPAFKNISYARLEKDGSVQWPCNDAAPEGMPIMHIESFARGKGKFVITEYVPTEERSGPRFPLLLTTGRILSQYNVGAQTRRTENSQWHPEDVLEINPQDAEMRGVRDGDWVRVHSRAGETTLHAKITDRVAPGVVYTTFHHPLCQTNVVTTDNSDWATNCPEYKVTAVQVSPSNGPTDWQERYREMSELSRRVAPPVEAAE, translated from the coding sequence ATGCCGCTCATCAAGGAAATCGACTACGGCACGTCCGAGGCCAAATCCGGGAAAACCGTCACGCTGACGATCGACGGGCGAGAGGTTTCCGTTCCCGAGGGAACGTCGATCATGCGGGCGGCGATGGAGATCGGGATCGCGATCCCAAAGCTCTGCGCGAGCGACAACATCAAGGCTTTCGGCTCCTGTCGCCTCTGCCTCGTCGAGGTCGAAGGGCGCGGCGGCCTGCCCGCCTCCTGCACGACGCCGGTCGCGTCGGGCATTGCGGTCAAGACCTCCACCCCGCGCCTGGACGCGATGCGCCGTGGGATCATGGAGCTCTATATCTCCGACCATCCGCTCGATTGCCTGACCTGCTCCGCCAATGGCGACTGCGAGCTGCAGGCGATGGCCGGCGCGGTGGGCTTGCGCAAGGTGCGGTACGGCTCTGAGGGCCGCAACCATGTCTTCGCCCGCAACGCCGGGCGCCCCAACGAAGACTGGAAGCCCAAGGACAAGTCCAATCCCTATTTCACCTACGATCCGTCGAAGTGCATCGTCTGCAACCGATGCGTGCGCGCCTGCTCCGAGGTGCAGGGGACCTTCGCGCTGACGATCGAAGGCCGTGGTTTCGACTCGCGCGTCTCTCCCGGCATGGGCGAGGCTTATATGGAGTCGGAATGCGTCTCCTGCGGCGCCTGCGTGCAGGCCTGCCCGACCGCGACCCTCATCGAGAACTCCGTGATCGAGATCGGCCAGCCGGAGCATTCGGCGGTCACGACCTGCGCCTATTGCGGCGTGGGTTGCAGCTTCAAGGCGGAGATGCGCGGCGAGGAGATCGTCCGCATGGTTCCCTGGAAGGACGGTAAGGCCAATCATGGCCATAGCTGCATCAAGGGGCGCTTCGCCTATGGCTATGCGCTGCACCGCGACCGCGTGCTCTCGCCGATGATCCGCAAGAAGATCACCGATCCCTGGACCGAGGTGAGCTGGGAGGAGGCGATCGCTTACGCCGCTTCAGAGTTCAAGCGCATCCAGGAGAAATACGGGCGCTTCTCGGTCGGCGGCATCACCTCGTCGCGCTGCACGATCGAGGAGACCTATCTCGTCCAGAAGCTCATTCGCGCCGGCTTCGGCAACAACAATGTCGACACTTGCGCGCGCGTTTGCCATTCGCCGACCGGCTACGGGCTCTCTCAGGCCTTCGGCACTTCGGCGGGCACGCAGGATTTCGACTCGGTCACCGAAGCCGATGTGATCCTGATCATCGGCTGCAATCCGACCGACGCGCATCCCGTCGTCGGCTCGCAGATCAAGAAGCGGCTGCGCGAGGGCGCGAAGCTCATCGTCATCGATCCGCGCAAGACCGAGCTCGTGCGCTCGCCCCATATCGAGGCGGCTTATCATCTGCCGCTGCGGCCGGGCACGAATGTCGCGATCGTCACGGCGCTCGCCCATGTGATCGTAAAAGAAGGCCTCGCAAACGAGGCCTTCGTGCGCGCGCGTTGCGATTGGGATGAATATGAGGACTGGGCCGCCTTCGTCACGGAAGAGCGCAACAGTCCCGAGGCTGTGGAGAAATACACCGGCGTCCCGGCGCCTCTCGTGCGCGGCGCCGCGCGACTCTACGCCACCGGCGGAAACGCCACGATCTATTACGGCCTCGGCGTCACCGAACACAGCCAGGGCTCGACGACAGTGATGGCCATCGCCAATCTCGCCATGGCGACGGGCAATCTCGGGCGACGCGGCGTCGGCGTCAATCCGCTGCGCGGTCAGAACAATGTCCAAGGCTCCTGCGACATGGGGTCCTTCCCGCATGAGTTCCCCGGCTATCGCCATGTCTCGAACGATGAGGTGCGCCACGCTTTCGAGAAGGAGTGGGGCGTCGCGCTCGACGCCGAACCCGGGCTGCGCATCCCCAATATGTTCGACGCGGCGATCGACGGCGTGTTCAAGGGGCTTTATGTCCAAGGCGAGGACATCCTGCAGTCCGATCCCGACATCAAGCATGTCTCTGCGGGCCTCGGCGCCATGGAATGCGTCGTGGTGCAGGACCTATTCCTCAACGAGACGGCGCATTACGCGCATGTCCTGCTGCCCGGCGCGAGCTTTCTCGAGAAGGACGGCTGCTTCATCAACGCCGAGCGGCGCGTTCAACGCGTGCGGCGCGTGATGAGCCCCAAGGCCGGCTTCGCCGACTGGGAAGCGACCCAGCTTTTCGCCAAGGCGATGGGCTGCGACTGGAGCTATTCGCATCCAAGCGAGATTCTGGACGAGATCGCGCGCATGACGCCAGCGTTCAAGAATATCTCCTATGCGCGGCTCGAAAAGGACGGCTCCGTCCAATGGCCCTGCAACGACGCGGCGCCGGAAGGCATGCCGATCATGCACATCGAGAGCTTTGCGAGAGGGAAGGGCAAATTCGTCATTACCGAATATGTCCCGACGGAGGAGCGCAGCGGACCGCGCTTTCCGCTGTTGCTGACCACGGGTCGCATCCTCTCGCAATATAATGTGGGGGCGCAGACGCGCCGCACAGAAAACAGCCAGTGGCACCCCGAGGACGTGCTGGAGATCAACCCGCAGGACGCGGAAATGCGCGGCGTTCGCGACGGCGATTGGGTGCGCGTGCACAGCCGCGCCGGCGAGACGACGCTGCATGCGAAGATCACCGACCGCGTCGCGCCGGGCGTCGTCTACACGACCTTCCATCACCCCCTCTGCCAGACCAATGTGGTCACGACGGACAATTCCGACTGGGCGACGAATTGCCCCGAATACAAGGTCACGGCCGTGCAAGTGTCGCCCTCCAACGGCCCGACGGATTGGCAGGAACGTTATCGCGAGATGTCGGAGCTCTCGCGCCGCGTCGCGCCGCCGGTCGAAGCCGCGGAGTAA
- a CDS encoding DUF1501 domain-containing protein gives MRSREIPYRIPTAAPLRSLSRRAALRGVCVSFAAAMAPWPASAANARDPRFVVIILRGAMDGLAAVAPVGDPDYAALRGPLALAGAGERAGLLLDGFFVLHPAMPNLARLYGEKRALLVHATATGYRERSHFDGQDILESGYPAPGRTDSGWLNRAVALLPSAGGEKKRALSVGVTAPLVMRGPAPVLGWAPQGLPNASDDLAARALDLYRHRDPALASALQAGLDTERMATKDGMGDERRKNKGGMDQPDGMRQAAAGAARLLAADDGPRVAALAFEGFDTHQNEGGVSGQLATRLSGLDGAFEELEKGLGARWKDTTVVAITEFGRTARINGTNGSDHGTATVAFLAGGAVAGGRVLADWPGLKPSQLYQGRDLQPTTDLRAVLKGLLAAQLGISEPALSEKVFPDSRAVLAMQGLAAG, from the coding sequence ATGAGGTCTCGCGAGATTCCCTATCGAATCCCGACCGCCGCGCCGCTGCGAAGCCTGTCGCGCCGCGCGGCGTTGCGGGGTGTTTGCGTCTCCTTCGCTGCGGCGATGGCGCCCTGGCCGGCGAGCGCCGCCAATGCGCGCGACCCGCGCTTTGTCGTGATCATCCTGCGCGGCGCGATGGACGGGCTCGCGGCGGTCGCGCCCGTCGGCGATCCCGATTACGCGGCGCTCCGCGGGCCTCTGGCGCTTGCTGGCGCCGGCGAACGCGCCGGCCTGCTGCTCGACGGTTTCTTCGTGCTGCATCCGGCCATGCCCAATCTTGCGCGGCTTTACGGGGAGAAGCGCGCGCTCCTCGTTCATGCGACGGCGACCGGCTATCGCGAGCGCTCTCATTTCGACGGCCAGGACATTCTGGAAAGCGGCTATCCGGCCCCCGGCCGCACCGACAGCGGCTGGCTCAACCGCGCCGTCGCGCTCTTGCCTTCGGCCGGCGGGGAGAAAAAGCGCGCCTTGAGCGTCGGCGTCACCGCGCCGCTCGTCATGCGCGGCCCCGCGCCCGTGCTGGGCTGGGCGCCGCAGGGCCTGCCCAACGCCTCCGACGATCTCGCCGCCCGCGCGCTCGATCTCTATCGCCATCGCGACCCGGCGCTCGCCAGCGCCCTGCAAGCCGGACTCGACACCGAGCGCATGGCGACGAAGGACGGGATGGGCGACGAGCGTCGCAAGAACAAGGGCGGCATGGACCAGCCGGACGGCATGCGCCAAGCCGCGGCCGGCGCGGCGCGGCTGCTCGCCGCCGACGACGGCCCGCGCGTCGCGGCGCTCGCCTTCGAGGGCTTCGACACGCATCAAAACGAAGGCGGCGTCAGCGGTCAGCTCGCGACGCGGCTTTCCGGTCTCGACGGCGCTTTCGAGGAGCTGGAGAAGGGCCTCGGCGCCCGCTGGAAGGACACCACGGTCGTCGCGATCACCGAGTTCGGCCGCACCGCGCGCATCAACGGCACGAACGGCTCGGATCACGGAACGGCGACCGTGGCTTTTCTCGCCGGCGGCGCTGTGGCGGGCGGCCGCGTGCTCGCCGATTGGCCCGGCCTGAAGCCCAGCCAGCTTTATCAGGGCCGCGATTTGCAGCCGACGACGGATCTGCGCGCCGTGCTGAAAGGCCTGCTCGCGGCGCAGCTCGGCATTTCCGAGCCGGCGCTCTCCGAAAAGGTTTTCCCCGATTCGCGCGCCGTCCTTGCGATGCAAGGCTTGGCTGCCGGCTGA
- a CDS encoding LysR family transcriptional regulator, whose translation MLIRHLSFFATLAREKHFARTAEICNVTQPTLSIAIRKLENDLGVPLVRRGHRYVGLTPEGEKALVWARQILSDFASMREEIATVKGGLTGALRLGVVPAAMPAIAFLTASFSAAHPGVAIDIQSLTSRMIQRGLDAFDLDAGVTYLKSEPLENVRSLPLYDERYVFVTQKDKPCARANAIAWADAAKEKLCLLSDDMQNRRILDRLAQSIGIKITPPIVCNSFLGVCSHLRCADFASIVPHTFFNVFGAAPDLVGLDLIEPRHAQAIGLVVADRDPASPLVTALVSCCRQLDLENRLGAGVSGH comes from the coding sequence ATGCTGATCCGTCATCTCTCGTTCTTCGCCACGCTGGCGAGAGAGAAGCATTTTGCGCGCACGGCGGAGATCTGCAACGTCACACAACCAACGCTTTCGATAGCCATCCGCAAGCTCGAGAATGATCTCGGCGTTCCGCTCGTACGGAGAGGGCATCGTTACGTCGGACTGACTCCAGAGGGCGAGAAGGCCCTCGTCTGGGCGCGCCAGATTCTGAGCGATTTCGCGAGCATGCGCGAGGAGATCGCGACTGTGAAAGGCGGCCTCACCGGCGCCTTGCGGCTTGGCGTGGTGCCGGCGGCGATGCCGGCGATCGCGTTCCTGACCGCTTCGTTCTCGGCGGCCCATCCCGGCGTGGCGATCGATATCCAATCTCTCACTTCACGCATGATCCAGCGCGGTCTCGACGCCTTCGATCTCGACGCCGGCGTGACCTATTTGAAGAGCGAGCCGCTAGAGAACGTCAGAAGCTTGCCGTTGTACGACGAACGCTATGTCTTCGTGACGCAGAAGGACAAGCCCTGCGCGCGCGCAAACGCCATCGCCTGGGCCGACGCCGCCAAGGAGAAGCTCTGCCTCCTGAGCGACGACATGCAGAATAGGCGCATCCTCGATCGGCTCGCGCAATCAATCGGGATCAAGATCACGCCGCCCATTGTCTGCAATTCCTTTCTTGGCGTCTGCTCGCATCTGCGTTGCGCGGATTTCGCCAGCATCGTTCCGCATACTTTCTTCAATGTCTTCGGAGCCGCGCCTGACCTCGTGGGACTCGATCTCATTGAGCCGAGGCACGCCCAGGCGATCGGGCTCGTCGTCGCGGATCGCGATCCGGCCTCGCCTCTCGTGACCGCGCTCGTTAGCTGCTGCCGTCAATTGGACCTAGAGAATCGTCTGGGCGCCGGCGTGTCGGGGCATTGA
- a CDS encoding DUF3096 domain-containing protein has product MTIGIANLHPIIAIVSGVLILIQPKLLNAVIAIYLILTGILELGLLR; this is encoded by the coding sequence ATGACCATCGGCATCGCGAATCTTCACCCGATCATCGCCATCGTCTCCGGCGTTCTGATCCTCATTCAGCCGAAGCTGTTGAACGCCGTCATCGCGATCTATCTCATCCTCACCGGCATATTGGAGCTCGGCTTGCTGCGCTGA
- a CDS encoding DUF3096 domain-containing protein, with amino-acid sequence MVLGIAHIQPIVAIIAGVLILVWPRLLNYVVAIYLILTGVLGLGILR; translated from the coding sequence ATGGTCCTCGGCATTGCGCATATTCAACCGATCGTCGCCATCATCGCCGGCGTCCTGATTCTCGTCTGGCCGAGGCTTTTGAATTATGTCGTCGCGATCTATCTGATCCTCACAGGGGTGTTGGGGCTCGGGATCCTGCGCTGA
- a CDS encoding GNAT family N-acetyltransferase — MPLMPRISILSANASDGPDLRRAIVALQEHERALHDTRRPGEDVADAYLAQLLGRTAVSGAILKADLDGLFAGFVAGWVEESDAIAETESSNRHGLIADICVLPEYRTQGIGALLLAAMERRLAAFGVERIRVVALSSNSLARASYERAGFHPYEITYEKKLD, encoded by the coding sequence ATGCCGCTGATGCCCCGAATTTCGATCCTGTCGGCGAACGCCTCGGATGGCCCCGATCTGCGTCGAGCCATCGTCGCGCTGCAGGAGCACGAACGCGCGCTGCACGACACAAGACGGCCCGGGGAGGATGTTGCAGACGCCTATCTCGCGCAGCTCCTTGGTCGAACGGCCGTGAGCGGCGCAATCTTGAAAGCCGACCTCGACGGCCTATTCGCCGGCTTTGTCGCGGGTTGGGTGGAAGAAAGCGACGCCATCGCAGAGACCGAGAGCTCCAATCGTCACGGGTTGATAGCGGACATTTGCGTGCTGCCCGAATATCGAACTCAGGGCATCGGCGCGTTGCTGCTGGCGGCCATGGAGAGGCGACTTGCAGCTTTCGGCGTCGAACGCATTCGTGTCGTCGCACTGAGCAGCAATAGTCTCGCCCGAGCGTCGTATGAGCGCGCCGGCTTCCACCCTTATGAAATCACCTATGAGAAGAAGTTGGACTGA